One segment of Dehalococcoidia bacterium DNA contains the following:
- a CDS encoding FAD-dependent oxidoreductase, which yields MTERADTVIIGGGTAGCVLANRLSVHPDHTVVVLEAGPDFGPVAEGRWPPELVGGAYVETDYDWGYEIVVHGQRLRYTRGRVIGGSSAVNATGISWGLRRDYDAWAAAGNPGWSFDDLVPFFKRVERFEGEGLPARGRDGMLPVTKVESTSPFLEALKESFEAAGLPPADIGGPDAIEGYGVTTRNQRDGRRIHAAEAYLDPARGRPNLTIIDEAVVDRIEWRDGRATAVRYLRRGEERVIAAGRVVLAAGAIGDPLVLQRSGIGPEERLRRLLPPGRAIHPLPGVGQNLHDHFGTRAYYRPSLQFYRLLAERDPALPPDGRFSISARVRSDRRLDAYDLNIGIAHTARPQRPANPLAPLPDVITAIVFLVHLKGTGSVAISGPDPADPPVIDPGIGDNDDIEAVARGVEWVRARFAHRSMWDWVGLEELPGPAVNGPSIRAWVRNHLALYHHPTGTCKMGPSSDPLAVVDQAGKVYGFDNLYVADAAIMPSIPRGMIILTVYAIAEKIAAGLAA from the coding sequence ATGACTGAGCGCGCTGATACGGTGATCATCGGCGGGGGGACCGCCGGCTGCGTTCTTGCCAACCGTCTCTCGGTTCACCCTGACCACACTGTCGTGGTGCTGGAAGCGGGACCCGACTTTGGCCCGGTTGCCGAAGGCCGCTGGCCGCCCGAACTGGTCGGCGGGGCCTATGTCGAAACCGACTACGACTGGGGCTACGAGATCGTGGTCCACGGTCAGCGGCTGCGCTACACCCGCGGACGGGTGATCGGCGGCTCGTCGGCAGTCAACGCCACCGGCATCAGCTGGGGGCTGCGGCGCGACTACGACGCGTGGGCGGCGGCGGGCAATCCCGGCTGGAGCTTCGACGACCTCGTGCCATTCTTCAAGCGGGTTGAGCGCTTCGAGGGAGAAGGGCTGCCCGCCCGCGGACGTGACGGCATGCTGCCGGTCACAAAGGTCGAGAGCACCTCGCCCTTTCTGGAAGCGCTCAAAGAGTCGTTCGAGGCCGCTGGCCTGCCGCCGGCTGATATCGGCGGCCCCGACGCGATCGAGGGGTACGGCGTGACGACGCGCAATCAGCGGGACGGCCGTCGCATCCACGCGGCCGAGGCGTACCTCGACCCGGCGCGCGGCCGGCCAAACCTGACCATTATCGACGAAGCGGTCGTCGACCGGATCGAGTGGCGGGACGGCCGGGCGACGGCGGTCCGCTACCTGCGCCGCGGCGAGGAGCGCGTGATCGCGGCGGGACGCGTCGTCCTCGCGGCCGGTGCAATCGGCGACCCGCTCGTGCTTCAGCGGTCGGGCATCGGCCCGGAGGAGCGGCTGCGCCGCCTCCTGCCGCCGGGGCGCGCCATCCATCCCCTGCCCGGGGTCGGGCAGAACCTGCACGATCACTTTGGCACCCGCGCCTACTACCGGCCGTCGCTCCAGTTCTACCGGCTGCTGGCCGAGCGCGATCCTGCTTTGCCGCCGGATGGCCGCTTCAGCATCTCGGCGCGCGTCCGCAGCGACCGTCGGCTCGACGCGTACGACCTGAACATCGGGATCGCCCATACTGCCCGGCCGCAGCGGCCGGCGAATCCGCTGGCGCCCCTGCCGGATGTCATCACCGCGATTGTCTTTCTCGTTCACCTGAAGGGGACCGGGTCGGTCGCAATTTCAGGACCGGACCCCGCCGACCCGCCGGTCATCGACCCCGGCATCGGCGACAACGACGATATCGAAGCGGTCGCGCGCGGGGTCGAATGGGTACGCGCGCGCTTTGCGCACCGCTCGATGTGGGACTGGGTCGGCCTCGAAGAGCTGCCCGGTCCGGCGGTGAACGGTCCCTCGATCCGCGCTTGGGTGCGCAATCATCTCGCGCTCTATCACCACCCGACCGGAACCTGCAAGATGGGTCCGTCGAGCGACCCCCTCGCGGTCGTCGACCAGGCCGGCAAGGTCTACGGATTTGACAATCTCTACGTTGCCGACGCTGCCATCATGCCGAGCATTCCGCGGGGCATGATCATTCTCACCGTCTATGCGATCGCGGAGAAGATCGCTGCGGGGCTCGCCGCCTAA
- a CDS encoding S8 family serine peptidase, whose product MRPSLLFLCFVLAGGAGFLIVRAPEIGQAAEPDNPSGRLIVLYAPVTGDAQPPGPAGIPRLAQSEHVAIITPAPGSEEATVAALRRDPRVRHIERDFPIYAQLEPNDNRYPEQWALPKIGAPVAWSIITGTAAITVAVIDSGIDLAHPEFAGRILPGWNFVDKNDSPNDDYGHGTHVAGIIAAAGNNGIGVAGLAWGVPILPLKVLNGSGAGYGSDLILALEYARERGVKIVNISLGTTTNSVALQDAIDRATAAGMLIVASAGNTGANGNTPVYPGASRGVLAVAATDAADRRASFSTRGSAVGVAAPGVGILSTYRGGGYLSLSGTSMASPMVAGLAALIWSRTPSLTADHVRQQIIETALDLGPPGRDDEYGAGRIDAAAWARRISNLHPTPTPTPLPSTPTPVPTATPTPTPASPAPTRPAPPEAPSGSLPRSAFSVFVPLASY is encoded by the coding sequence ATGCGTCCCAGCTTGCTCTTCCTCTGTTTCGTCCTGGCGGGCGGCGCGGGGTTCCTCATTGTCCGGGCGCCGGAGATCGGACAAGCCGCCGAGCCAGACAACCCGTCTGGGCGGCTGATCGTGCTTTATGCGCCGGTAACGGGGGACGCCCAGCCGCCGGGACCCGCGGGGATACCACGCCTCGCGCAGTCCGAGCACGTTGCAATCATCACGCCCGCGCCCGGCAGCGAGGAGGCAACCGTTGCCGCTTTGCGGCGCGACCCCCGCGTCCGCCACATCGAGCGCGATTTCCCGATCTACGCTCAGCTCGAACCGAACGACAACCGCTACCCAGAGCAATGGGCACTGCCGAAGATCGGCGCGCCGGTCGCGTGGAGCATCATCACCGGCACTGCCGCGATCACCGTCGCCGTCATCGACTCGGGCATCGACCTTGCCCATCCTGAATTCGCTGGCCGCATCCTGCCAGGATGGAACTTTGTCGACAAAAACGACTCCCCGAACGACGATTACGGCCACGGCACCCACGTTGCCGGCATCATCGCTGCTGCCGGCAATAACGGCATCGGGGTGGCCGGCCTGGCTTGGGGAGTGCCGATCCTGCCTCTGAAAGTGCTGAACGGGAGCGGTGCGGGCTACGGGTCCGACCTGATCCTAGCGCTGGAGTATGCCCGCGAGCGAGGGGTGAAGATTGTCAATATCAGCCTCGGGACGACGACAAACTCGGTCGCGCTCCAAGACGCGATCGATCGGGCGACTGCTGCCGGCATGCTGATCGTCGCCTCTGCCGGCAACACCGGCGCGAACGGGAATACCCCAGTCTATCCTGGCGCCTCGCGAGGAGTGCTCGCCGTCGCCGCGACCGACGCCGCTGACCGCCGAGCGAGCTTCAGCACACGAGGCAGCGCGGTCGGCGTCGCCGCTCCCGGCGTCGGCATCCTCAGCACCTACCGCGGCGGCGGGTATCTTTCCCTCTCGGGCACGTCGATGGCCTCGCCGATGGTCGCCGGGCTGGCAGCGCTTATCTGGTCGCGAACGCCCTCGCTCACCGCCGACCACGTCCGCCAGCAGATCATTGAGACGGCGCTCGATCTCGGCCCGCCGGGACGCGACGACGAGTATGGCGCGGGCCGGATTGACGCTGCCGCCTGGGCGCGCCGGATCAGCAATCTCCATCCGACCCCCACGCCGACGCCTCTCCCTTCCACTCCAACGCCCGTCCCGACCGCCACGCCGACACCGACTCCCGCCTCCCCTGCGCCGACGCGCCCCGCGCCGCCGGAGGCGCCGAGCGGGTCGCTCCCGCGCTCCGCCTTCTCCGTCTTCGTGCCGCTGGCAAGCTATTAG
- the meaB gene encoding methylmalonyl Co-A mutase-associated GTPase MeaB, producing MNLVDRALAGDRRALGQLLRRVEDGTPDGRAALRALYPRSGHAHVVGITGAPGSGKSTLVNALALAMRRQGKRVAIVPVDPSSPLSGGAVLGDRIRMQDLAGDPGVFIKSMAAREALGGLAETTGDVITILDAVGNDVIVVETVGVGQAEVDIVREAHTTIVVLVPGMGDDIQAMKAGLLEVADIFVVNKADREGADAVVRQLRTMIALGAPLDRPPPIVPTVATTGEGVDRLREEIDAHFAYLAASSRLDRLTRRQAERRVLEVTRTRLLARLSRAVGDSTLFEEVVAEVAARKLDPYSAADRLIEAILPTQ from the coding sequence ATGAACCTCGTTGATCGCGCCCTTGCGGGAGACCGCCGGGCGCTCGGACAGCTGTTGCGGCGCGTCGAAGACGGAACTCCCGACGGGCGCGCTGCCCTCCGCGCCCTCTATCCGCGCTCAGGACACGCCCACGTCGTCGGGATCACTGGCGCGCCCGGCTCTGGCAAGAGCACACTGGTCAATGCGCTGGCGCTCGCCATGCGGCGGCAAGGGAAGCGCGTGGCGATCGTTCCGGTCGACCCGAGCAGCCCCCTGAGCGGCGGCGCAGTGCTCGGCGACCGCATCCGCATGCAAGACCTCGCGGGCGACCCCGGCGTCTTCATCAAGTCGATGGCGGCGCGCGAAGCGCTCGGCGGACTGGCCGAGACGACCGGCGATGTCATCACCATCCTCGACGCAGTCGGCAACGATGTTATTGTCGTGGAGACCGTCGGTGTCGGCCAAGCCGAAGTCGACATCGTCCGCGAGGCGCACACGACGATCGTCGTGCTCGTGCCGGGGATGGGCGACGATATCCAAGCGATGAAGGCCGGCCTGCTCGAGGTCGCCGACATCTTCGTCGTCAACAAGGCAGACCGCGAGGGCGCGGATGCCGTGGTCCGTCAGCTGCGCACCATGATCGCGCTCGGCGCGCCGCTCGATCGACCGCCGCCGATAGTGCCTACCGTTGCGACCACGGGCGAGGGGGTCGACCGGCTGCGCGAAGAGATCGACGCCCACTTCGCCTATCTCGCGGCGAGCAGCCGGCTCGACCGCCTGACGCGGCGCCAAGCTGAGCGCCGCGTGCTGGAAGTGACCCGGACGAGACTGCTGGCACGCCTGAGCCGAGCGGTCGGCGACAGCACTCTCTTCGAGGAGGTGGTCGCCGAGGTGGCCGCGCGCAAGCTCGACCCGTACAGCGCCGCCGACCGCTTGATCGAAGCGATCCTACCGACGCAGTGA